A window of the Candidatus Saccharimonadales bacterium genome harbors these coding sequences:
- a CDS encoding preprotein translocase subunit SecA has translation MKNRVLIKILGDPQAKILRRLKKRVGSINVLADKYKKMSDKELKKQTVVFRERLEGKKTTLDDILPEAFAAMREAAERTIGNRHFDVQLIGGMVLHEGNVSEMKTGEGKTLVATLPAYLNALASKGVHIITVNDYLAQRDCGWNGQAYYALGISTACIIAEQSFIYDPEYTNNDHEDERFRHLRPCTRKEAY, from the coding sequence ATGAAGAACCGTGTCCTCATCAAGATACTTGGTGACCCCCAAGCAAAGATCCTCCGTCGCCTTAAGAAAAGAGTGGGCTCTATCAATGTGCTCGCAGACAAGTACAAAAAGATGAGCGACAAGGAGCTCAAGAAGCAGACGGTGGTTTTCAGAGAGCGACTTGAAGGCAAGAAAACCACTCTTGATGACATTCTGCCAGAAGCTTTCGCCGCGATGCGTGAGGCAGCCGAGCGAACAATTGGCAATCGTCACTTCGATGTCCAGCTGATAGGCGGCATGGTCTTGCATGAAGGCAATGTATCGGAGATGAAGACCGGCGAAGGAAAGACCTTGGTGGCTACACTGCCCGCATACCTCAATGCTCTCGCTAGTAAAGGCGTTCACATCATCACTGTTAACGACTATCTGGCTCAGCGTGACTGTGGCTGGAACGGTCAGGCCTACTATGCACTCGGCATCAGCACAGCTTGTATCATCGCCGAGCAGTCGTTTATCTACGATCCGGAATACACCAACAACGATCACGAAGATGAGCGTTTCCGTCACCTCAGGCCATGCACCCGAAAAGAGGCCTACG